DNA sequence from the Parascardovia denticolens DSM 10105 = JCM 12538 genome:
TCATCTCGGTCGGCACCAAGAAGCCCCAGCCCCGGCCTTCTGCGGATGGTGATTCCTCGTCCGGGAAGGATTCCCAGAAGAAGGAGGCGGGAGACTCCTCTTCCCAGGGCCCGAACAAGTCCAGCTCCTCCCCCTCGCCACAATCGTCTGACTCTGCCTCTGGTCCCTCTTCGGGTTCAAGCTCCCCCAAGGGGGACGATTCCCCCGGCGATGCGTCGGCGAAGAAGGATTCCGTCAAAGCGAAGTCCCAGGCCAATGAGGCGGCCCGCAAGGCGGCGGAGGCGAAGGCAGCCGCAGATAGGCAGGCTCAGCAGAAAGCCGCTGCGAAGGCAGCCGCGGCCCGCAAAGAAGCCGAAGAAAGGGCTCGGCGTCAGCAAGAAGCCGCGGCCGCCCGTCGCCGGGCGCAAGCTGCCGCTGCGGCGGCCGCCCAAAGGGCCCAAGCCCAACAGCAAGCATCGTCCACCTGGCACGCGACCCCGGCCCAAGCCCAGGTTTACGGCCGGGCGGCGGCAGCCCAATACGGGTGGACCGGAGCCCAGTGGGACGCCGTGGTCTGGCTTTTCAACAAGGAATCCAGCTGGATGTGGTCGGCCGAAAACCCCAGCTCCGGCGCCTACGGCATCCCCCAAGCCCTTCCCGGAAGCAAAATGGCCACCGCCGGCGCCGATTGGAGGGACAACGCTGCGACCCAAATCAACTGGGGTCTCGGTTACATCCGCGGCCGTTACGGAAACCCTCTCGCGGCCAAGGCCTATCATCTTCGGATGAACTGGTACTGATCGGCACGAGCCAGACTTGCATGAACGGACTATGCATATGATCACGGAAGAATCCTCGGCCCTCTTGGGAGCGGCCGACATCAGGCGCATCGCGGCTTCGACGGGGATCAACCCCACCAAGAGATTCGGGCAGAATTTCGTGGTCGACCCCGGCACCGTCCGCCGTATAGCCCGTCTGGGAGACCTAGGGCCTGACAGCCGTGTCATCGAAGTCGGTCCCGGTTTGGGGTCCCTCACCTTGGCCCTCCTGGAGACCGGGGCCCAAGTGCTGGCGGTGGAGATCGACCCCCGCCTGGCGGACCTCCTGCCTTCGACCGTCCGAGCCCAGATGCCCCAAGCGATGAGCCGCTTCCATCTGATCCGCGAAGACGCCCTCCAGCTGGGTTTGGACCAGGTGGAGGAAATCTTCGGCTCCCCCCTGCCGCAGTTGACTTTGATGTCGAACCTGCCTTACAACGTGGCGACCCCCATCATCCTGACCCTTTTGGAACGCTTCCCCAGCCTGGCCTCCTTCACCGTCATGGTCCAGAAGGAGGTGGCCGACCGTCTGACCGCCCAACCAGGTTCGAAGATTTACGGGGTCCCTTCGGTCAAACTGGCCTGGTACGGCCAGGCGAAACCGGCAGG
Encoded proteins:
- the rsmA gene encoding 16S rRNA (adenine(1518)-N(6)/adenine(1519)-N(6))-dimethyltransferase RsmA — translated: MHMITEESSALLGAADIRRIAASTGINPTKRFGQNFVVDPGTVRRIARLGDLGPDSRVIEVGPGLGSLTLALLETGAQVLAVEIDPRLADLLPSTVRAQMPQAMSRFHLIREDALQLGLDQVEEIFGSPLPQLTLMSNLPYNVATPIILTLLERFPSLASFTVMVQKEVADRLTAQPGSKIYGVPSVKLAWYGQAKPAGIVGASVFWPAPHVDSALVAFTRYDQGQGPRTDLRERTFTLVDAAFSQRRKTLHAALKKMVPTAAFEKAGIDPTRRGETLTMEEFTRLASAWR